The segment ACACTCACAATCAAAACAAATCCGGAGCAACTCGCTCTGTATGGAGTTGATGCTCAATCGGTACTGGATGTGGTCTCATCATTGGGTGGCCACCAGGTCGGACAAATCATCGAAGGTCGGGCGCGGTATCCAATTATCGTTCGTGTCCCGGAGAAATGGCGAGAGGATATCTCCCTGCTGGAACAGATTCCTGTTGCTGAAGCTGCGGGAAAACCTGTGACGCTACGGGACCTTGCTGAGATTAATATCGAAGAAACTCCTCCCTCAATCGAACACGAGGCCAACCGCAGAAGAACTTTTGTCTCCGCGAATGTACGTGGGCGTGACGTGGCATCCTTCGTCAAGGAGGCTCAGGAGGTTATCGGTGATCAGGTCGAACTGCCCCCTGGGTATGAAATACGCTGGGGAGGAGACTTTGAGAACCTGCAGTCGGCGAGTCTTCGTCTAATGATCATTACCCCCATTGTGCTGGTGATCATTATGCTGCTGTTACACACCAGTCTCGGTTCATTGCGTCTGGCGCTATTGATCTTCCTGGCAGTTCCCATGGCAGCGTCTGGTGGGATTCTCGCTCTTTGTTACAGGGAAATGCCGTTCAGTATCTCAGCCGGAGTGGGGTTCATCGCACTCTTCGGTGTCGCTGTGCTGAACGGACTGGTATGGGTCAGCGCGGCCGAGCATCTCAGGCATTCAGGAATCAATATTCGGGAGGTAAGTTATAAGACAGCCCTTGCCCGATTACGTCCGGTATTAATGACAGCGACAGTGGCGAGTCTTGGTTTTTTGCCGATGGCCATATCGACTTCCGATGGAGCGGAGATGCAGCGTCCGTTGGCGACTGTCGTCATTGGAGGATTGATAACCTCCACTCTACTGACTTCGTTGGTAATTCCATGTATCTACCCCTGGTTTGCCCGAGGTCTCAAATATGAACACGTTACTCATCAGGAACCGGAAGAGTAATTGAGATCGAGCAGCATGAAGTCGTTCATGAAAAACAACAAACTGAATCTCCCCTGGCACCTGTCGATGGATTACAATGAGAAGTCGCCCTTCGATTTTCCGATGCCGTCCTCCGTTTTTTCCTTAAGCCCTCTCTATATGTCCACCACGACCGCTGCATTGCAGAAGATCCTTAAAACGCCGTCCCGTTTGATTGCGTTGGTTCTGGTCGTCGTATTCCTGGCGGAGGCTTTTATCATGCTCGCCCTGCCTGTACTGCTTCCGGAGAACCTCTCTTCTCAGACTTACGCTCTTGTAGACGCTATTTCACTGACAGTGTTATCTGCCCCCGCTCTATGGCTGATTATTATTGGCCCTTTGAGGCAGATTGCGATTGACGAACAGGCTCGTACAGAGACGGTAGTCAATTTTGCGGGCGATGGGATTATTACGATTGATTCTCAGGGGGTAATCCTGTCGATCAACAGAGCCGGACGGCAGCTGTTTCAATTCCAGCCTCATCAGCTTATCGGGCATTCGGTTACCGAATTGTTACCTGCCTTTGTCTTTCAGCCAACCTCTGCGAATGAAACTCGGCAACTGGAGGGCGTTCGGTGCGATCAGACACGGTTCCCCATCGCGCTCTCATTGGCGGAGATCCCTCCCGATCATCAGCCGAACTTCGTTGCTATTGTTCGTGATCTTACTGAAGCACAGCGGCTTGAAAAAGAACGGACCAATGCCGCGCGAGAACGTGAGGCGATGCGTTCTCAACAGATGAAGACACTGGCTGAGATCGCTACCGGGGTCGCACATGAGATACGCAATCCTCTGACTTCTATTAAAATGCTGATTCAAGCAGATCGTCAGCGACTTGAAAAACAAGGAATGCCATCTGAAGATCTGGAGCTTGTCGAACATGAAATTCGTCGTATGGAACGATCTGTCAGTAGTCTGCTCGAATATGCACGGCCCTCTCGGCCCGAACGAAAAACGATCTTCCTTCAGGACGTTCTGGATCGAACACGGGCTCTTGTAGAAGGTCGCGCGCGATCTGAACGAATCCAACTTCAGTTGGTTATGAGTGAAATTCCGGTGTACGTTGTTGCTGATCCGGAACAGATTCAACAGCTTCTATTGAATCTGATTCTAAATGCGTTTGATGCGATGCCCGATGGAGGTCCACTGAGGATTGAATTAAGCCAGGACGAGACCGATGCTATCGTTAAAGTAATAGACGAAGGGACAGGCATTGCCCCCGATATTCTTGACCGACTATTTACACCTTTCGTCACAAATAAGAAGTCAGGGATTGGGCTTGGGCTAGGGATCAGTCGGCGGATTGCGGAAGATCACAGTGGGACGTTGACAGGATACAATATCGAGAATGGTGCTTGTTTCGAATTACACCTTCCGCTGATAGTCGTTTAGGATCCAACGAAGGAAGAATCATGCCCAAGTTACTAGTGATTGATGATGAACCATCCATCCTACATGCGTTTAAACGTGCTTTCGATGATCCGGACATTGAACTACTGACGGCAGAAACCGCGGCTGAAGGTGAAGCAATGGTTGCCGTAGAACACCCGGACGTGGTCGTCCTCGATTTGAGATTACCCGATAAGTCTGGCCTGGAATGCTTTAACCAGATACGCGAAATCGATCCGCGAACCCCTGTCATTTTCATTACTGGCCACGGGACTGTCGAGACGGCAATCGAAGCTACCAAACTTGGTGCATACGATTATCTGTTCAAACCACTGGAACTCGATCAGTTGAAGGCATTGATCGATAAAGCATTCCACTTGAGTCACATGATTAAAGTGCAGCCAGTCGTTCCCGGAAATGACTCAGAGGCAGGGACACGTGAATCGATAGTCGGTCGCTGTGACGCGATGAAAGAAGTTTACAAGGCAATTGGCCAAGTAGCCGTACAAGACCTGAGCGTGTTATTACTGGGTGAAAGCGGGACTGGAAAAGAAGTTATCGCACAAGCTATCTATCACCATAGCAACAGGGTTAACAAGTCGTTTCATACGATTAACTGCGCCGCTATACCAGAGTCTCTTCTGGAAAGTGAAATGTTCGGGCATGAGAAGGGCTCTTTTACCAGTGCTGATCGGCGTCGCATAGGTAAGTTTGAGCAGGCTGACGGTGGGACACTGTTTCTCGATGAAGTCGGAGACATGTCTCCCATGACTCAAGCGAAGCTCTTGCGAGTATTGCAGGATGGCACATTTGAACGAGTCGGCGGGTCCGGAATCATCAAAGCCGATGTTCGTGTTATTGCCGCCACCAATCACGATCTGCAGCACCTTGTCGCGGAGGTGAAATTTCGCAAAGATCTGTTTTACCGGTTGAGTGTCGTCACAATTCATCTTCCCCCGTTAAGAGAGCGGGAAGGTGATTTGCGATTGCTGGCCGAACATTTTCTGCATTATTACGGCCCGGATTTTGGACGGAAGATCACACAGATTTCACAGGAATCGCTTAAACTCCTGCAGGATTATTCCTGGCCAGGAAATGTTCGAGAACTGGAAAGTGTGATCAAACAGTCGCTCTTAAAGGCCCGAGGTACTGTGCTTTTGCCAGAGTTCCTTCCTCCCCTGACAGAAGGTGGTCAGCAGGCTCAGAATTCCTCTATGGAAAGTGACTTGGACACCTTCATCGAGCAGCGTCTTGAATTGGGTTCCACTGAACTCTACTCCGAAACGATCGCCTGTGCGGAACGTCATCTGCTGCAACGGGTGCTCAAGCAGACAAAAGGGAACCAAGTCCAAGCCAGTGCTATCCTAGGTATCTCTAGAGTAACCTTGCGTAATCGCATTCGCTCTCTTGATATTAAAATCGACAAGTTCACATAGCTGGAGATGAAGAACTCATTCCTGCCTATTCCCTTCAGCAATTACTGAAGGGAATAGCACTCTCTTACACATCATTCTTAAATACCTACGCTGGGCTTCATGCTTGCGAGGAATCCAGTCCCGGTGACGGCATGTGCTTTGAAATATATGCTGGCTCGCCCATGCGTTCGAGCAAATCGAGTTGCAGTTCCAGCCAACTCATGTGCTGCTCTTCATCTAATGTAATTCGCTCGAAGAGTGTCCGGGTTCCTATGTCACCATCTTCCGATGCCTGCATGGATGCAATGGTGTAAAACTCTATCGCTTCTTTTTCGTCCTCAAGGTCTGACTTGAACATGTCTTGCAGTGACGAAGCAAGAACAGGCGTTTTCGCCATCGTCATTTGAGGCGATCCTTTCAGGAAGAGCAAGCGTGTTAAGTATTCTTGCGAGTGCCCCAACTCTTCTGTCATTTCTTCCCGCATTTGGGAAGCGAGTAAACTCAAGCCCCAGTCATCGAGAACTCCTGCATGCAGTTGATACTGGTGCGTTGCGGTCAGTTCCATGCGGAGAGCATTTTGCAGGTTTTCAATCGAACGTTTTGTATTCATCATTAATCCTCTGTTGTTCTCTCGTCGTTTAATAAAATGAATGCACACAATGCGTCATTCCAATAAATCATCTTTCACTTGGCGAGTGGTATATAGGTAAAGCCATCTTCCTGCAAGTTTACAAGAGACGTCAAAGCCGATACCGCTACGTTCGAATACGAAACGACTTCTTCGCGAGTCGCACCTTTTCCGATGAGCGATTGACCACACACGAAGATCTTGACGTCAGCTTTGTGAAGTTCATTCAAGCAATCCAGGTTCGGATTATCTTTAGTCTCGAAACGCTTCGCGTAGGCGTCCGTATTCAAGACGGACAATGTAGCGTCACCGTGTAATACAATAGCAATCTCCACCTTCGCTGGACTCTTTCCGGCGCCTCGGTAAATGTTGACGAAACGAGCGACTTTCTCAATCGCCGGATTCAGTTCATCCGGTTTTCCACCTTTCGTAACGTCCACCACAATCTTGCCACCATCACGTGGTTGATGCAAAGCGTCTGGCAGCTTGACGACTTTACCGTAATTGGCGATCACTGGTTCTGAATCGTTTAGGACGTCGCTGGCCTTTCCCAAAGGAACTGGGTGATTCTTCCTGGCTTCTTCGAATCCATTTTCGACGAAGCTGGAAACGGTCTGTGCATGAGCTTGAATCAATTTCACTACGTACGCATCCTCAGAAGTTTCTGTGATTCGCACACCTTTATTCGTTTCGACTCGCAGCATCTTGATTTTGTCAGTATGGCGGAACAATTCCGCAAATAACGGGTCACGTCTTCTAATCGGCTTGGTCTCTTCCACTCGATATTGCATCCATTTCACATGCTCTTTGATTTTTGCCGCAATAACAGGATCATCCGATTCCGTGAGTGTCTCGACTCCATTTGGGAGCACTTTCACATCACGTTTGATCTTCTGGTGATTAGTCAACAGGAACTGAAAAACCTTGTGGTCCTCGGTGTGTCTCTCGTCTTGTCCTCGTTCACCACCGGAACCGCCTCCTGCACCTCGGCCATTGCGAGGTCCAGGTTGAGCATGGACGATCCCCACAAAGAAGATTGCCGCCAGTACCAGAGTTAAGGAAGTTACAAAGTTAGTGCGACTAGTCATTAGGGCCCCCCAGGTAAGAGTTTATGTTTAATGAGTCGATGTCCACTGCTGAATCATGTAGAGTCAAAACTATATGTTGAAATAATCGTGCTTTCGTATTTCTCTCTTTTTATGAACAAGAAGATCCTGAATCGCAAATAGCGGCCACTTCCGTCTGGTCAACCGGTAGACCTGCTTTGAGCCAATCTCCAAAGCCCCCTGTCATATTGATAACCTTGTATCCTGCAGCCTGAAGTGCACTGGCTGCAATTGCAGAACGTCCGCCCGTTTGGCATTGAGTAATAATAGGCTTGTCGCTCGCTATAGCATCCAAGTTGTCAAGCAGACGCCCGAGGAACCGGTGTTCGGCGTTCTCGATATGGCCGGACTTCCATTCTTCATCAGTTCGAACATCAATAAGGCTTACTTCTCCCGAATCAATTCGTGGAGCCAATTCGGTTGGCTTTTTATTGTCATAGCACTCAGTGGCGAGTCCAGCTTTGCGAATCTTCGTCACGTCGAAGTATCCTTGCACATCATCCAGGCCAATCTTACGAAGGACGCGAGTCGCTTCAGGAAGCTGGCTTGGATCGGCGATCAGATAAACTGGTTTGGAATAGTCGACAATCCATCCAGCCCATCCGGCCAACATTCCAAGCGGAATGTTAAGTGAATGCGGGACATGCCCATCTGCGAACTGGTCCGAGGGAGAAAGGTCAATGACGGTCGCTGAATCCAGTGTGGAGTTGAGGTCATCGATAGGGAGCGAATGGGGCAACCCGGCGTCTCCGATAATTGCTGGGCCCTCTTTATTGACTCGTTTCATCACTGCAAAATACGTTGGGGCTTCTGGTTGGTCAGACAGAATATATTGGACGAACTTTTCTTCGTCCTTGAACTGTAATGCCGGATTGAAGAGCTTTTCATACCCGACAGTTGATGATGGAATTGCTCCAAGGCCCTTGCCGCAAGCACTGCCGGCGCCGTGAGCAGGCCAGACTTGCAAGTAGTCGGGAAGTTGTTTGAACTTGTGGGCTGATTGAAATAGATCACGAGCACCAGGCTCGGCTGTGTTAGCCAGTCCAGCAGCTTCCTCCAGCAAGTCCGGGCGGCCGATCGAACC is part of the Polystyrenella longa genome and harbors:
- a CDS encoding two-component system sensor histidine kinase NtrB, coding for MKNNKLNLPWHLSMDYNEKSPFDFPMPSSVFSLSPLYMSTTTAALQKILKTPSRLIALVLVVVFLAEAFIMLALPVLLPENLSSQTYALVDAISLTVLSAPALWLIIIGPLRQIAIDEQARTETVVNFAGDGIITIDSQGVILSINRAGRQLFQFQPHQLIGHSVTELLPAFVFQPTSANETRQLEGVRCDQTRFPIALSLAEIPPDHQPNFVAIVRDLTEAQRLEKERTNAAREREAMRSQQMKTLAEIATGVAHEIRNPLTSIKMLIQADRQRLEKQGMPSEDLELVEHEIRRMERSVSSLLEYARPSRPERKTIFLQDVLDRTRALVEGRARSERIQLQLVMSEIPVYVVADPEQIQQLLLNLILNAFDAMPDGGPLRIELSQDETDAIVKVIDEGTGIAPDILDRLFTPFVTNKKSGIGLGLGISRRIAEDHSGTLTGYNIENGACFELHLPLIVV
- a CDS encoding sigma-54-dependent transcriptional regulator, yielding MPKLLVIDDEPSILHAFKRAFDDPDIELLTAETAAEGEAMVAVEHPDVVVLDLRLPDKSGLECFNQIREIDPRTPVIFITGHGTVETAIEATKLGAYDYLFKPLELDQLKALIDKAFHLSHMIKVQPVVPGNDSEAGTRESIVGRCDAMKEVYKAIGQVAVQDLSVLLLGESGTGKEVIAQAIYHHSNRVNKSFHTINCAAIPESLLESEMFGHEKGSFTSADRRRIGKFEQADGGTLFLDEVGDMSPMTQAKLLRVLQDGTFERVGGSGIIKADVRVIAATNHDLQHLVAEVKFRKDLFYRLSVVTIHLPPLREREGDLRLLAEHFLHYYGPDFGRKITQISQESLKLLQDYSWPGNVRELESVIKQSLLKARGTVLLPEFLPPLTEGGQQAQNSSMESDLDTFIEQRLELGSTELYSETIACAERHLLQRVLKQTKGNQVQASAILGISRVTLRNRIRSLDIKIDKFT
- a CDS encoding MBL fold metallo-hydrolase — encoded protein: MLLKYFYDKALAHASYMVGCQRAKVAVVVDPGRDIDQYLHMADREGLKLIAVAETHIHADYVSGARELADRVGAKLYVSDEGPAEWKYQFPDQYDHQLVNDGDSFMIGNIKFDVMHTPGHTPESISFLLTDEGGGANKPIGIFTGDFVFVGSIGRPDLLEEAAGLANTAEPGARDLFQSAHKFKQLPDYLQVWPAHGAGSACGKGLGAIPSSTVGYEKLFNPALQFKDEEKFVQYILSDQPEAPTYFAVMKRVNKEGPAIIGDAGLPHSLPIDDLNSTLDSATVIDLSPSDQFADGHVPHSLNIPLGMLAGWAGWIVDYSKPVYLIADPSQLPEATRVLRKIGLDDVQGYFDVTKIRKAGLATECYDNKKPTELAPRIDSGEVSLIDVRTDEEWKSGHIENAEHRFLGRLLDNLDAIASDKPIITQCQTGGRSAIAASALQAAGYKVINMTGGFGDWLKAGLPVDQTEVAAICDSGSSCS
- a CDS encoding DsrE family protein, whose translation is MTSRTNFVTSLTLVLAAIFFVGIVHAQPGPRNGRGAGGGSGGERGQDERHTEDHKVFQFLLTNHQKIKRDVKVLPNGVETLTESDDPVIAAKIKEHVKWMQYRVEETKPIRRRDPLFAELFRHTDKIKMLRVETNKGVRITETSEDAYVVKLIQAHAQTVSSFVENGFEEARKNHPVPLGKASDVLNDSEPVIANYGKVVKLPDALHQPRDGGKIVVDVTKGGKPDELNPAIEKVARFVNIYRGAGKSPAKVEIAIVLHGDATLSVLNTDAYAKRFETKDNPNLDCLNELHKADVKIFVCGQSLIGKGATREEVVSYSNVAVSALTSLVNLQEDGFTYIPLAK
- a CDS encoding bacterioferritin; the protein is MNTKRSIENLQNALRMELTATHQYQLHAGVLDDWGLSLLASQMREEMTEELGHSQEYLTRLLFLKGSPQMTMAKTPVLASSLQDMFKSDLEDEKEAIEFYTIASMQASEDGDIGTRTLFERITLDEEQHMSWLELQLDLLERMGEPAYISKHMPSPGLDSSQA